The following are encoded together in the Merismopedia glauca CCAP 1448/3 genome:
- a CDS encoding single-stranded DNA-binding protein, which yields MTPQQIDLLLEIQHRQMVALEKIAITLEKLTPNNAPNYQYPLESFKTFNWQSISATVEQTDNYGATVVTWSGQQYIRRSPANKFEPAIWFSRCTKKKEDGTNEYERLITFKSLSQTEVEPLPQKVNRIIG from the coding sequence ATGACTCCACAACAAATAGACCTACTACTAGAAATCCAACACAGACAAATGGTAGCACTAGAAAAAATTGCGATTACCTTAGAAAAACTCACGCCTAATAATGCACCTAACTATCAATATCCATTAGAATCATTTAAAACATTTAACTGGCAATCAATTAGTGCAACAGTAGAACAAACCGATAATTATGGAGCTACTGTAGTTACTTGGAGCGGACAACAATATATTAGGCGTTCTCCAGCTAATAAATTTGAGCCAGCAATTTGGTTTTCACGCTGCACCAAAAAGAAAGAAGATGGAACTAACGAATACGAGAGATTAATAACCTTTAAATCACTTTCTCAAACAGAAGTCGAGCCGTTACCTCAAAAAGTTAATCGGATCATCGGGTAA